GGCGAGATCGGGCACGTCCCCGGCTTCGGCGACCTGCCCTGCACCTGCGGAGGGCGCGGGCATCTGGAGACGCTGGCCTCCGGGCGGGCGATCGCGGCCCGGTACGCCGAGCGGACCGGGCGCGTGGTGAGCGCCCACGAGCTGGCGGCGGCCGCCGACCCGGACGCGCTCGCCGTGTACGAGGAGGCGGGGGCCGCCGTGGCGCGGGCGCTGCTCGTCACGGCGGGCCTGCTGGACGTGACCACCGTGGTGCTGGGCGGTGGGGTCAGCCGCGCCTGGCACCTGCTGGCACCGGCCGTCCACCGCGCCCTGGCCGCCGAACCCCCGGTCAGCGGGCAGGAGTTGCGGGTGCTGCCCGCCCTGCTCGGCGGGGACGCGGTGACGGTGGGGGCGGCGGCGCGGGTGCGGACGGAACTCGGCGGGGTGTAACCCGTGGCGTCCGGCGGGCCGGGACGCACCCGTGAGGGCACGTCCCGTCCAGCCGGGCTCTGGGTCAGCCCAGGCCGTTCGTCTTCAGCCAGGCCTTCGCCACGTCCAGCGGGTCCTTGTTCTCCAGCTGGACCTGGGAGTCCATGTCGAGGAGCGCCTTGGTGTCCAGCTTCGCGGAGACCGCGTTCAGGGCGGCCACGCCCTCCTGGCTGAGGCCGGACTTGTAGACCAGCGGGGTCACGTTCGCGAAGCCGAAGAGGTTCTTCGGGTCCTGGAGGACGACGAACTTCTCCTTGGTGATGGTCGGGTCGGTCGTGAAGATGTCGGCCGCCTGCACGGTGTTCTTCTTCAGCGCCGCCTGGGTCAGCGGGCCGCCCGCGTCGAGCGCCTTGAAGGACTTGAACTTCAGGCCGTACTCGGACTCGAGGCCGAGCAGACCCTGCTGCCGGGTCTGGAACTCCGGGGAGCCGCCGATGACCAGGTCCGGGGCGATCGCCTTGAGGTCGGCGAGCGTGGAGGCGGAGGTCAGGTTGTACTTCTTCGCGGTGTCCGCGTTGACCGTGACCGAGTCCTTGTCCTCCGCCGGCGCCGATTCCAGCAGCGTCAGCTTGGGGTCGAGCTTGGCCTTGACCCCGGTGTTCACGGCCGCGGCCGACTCCTGCGCCGCGTCCTTGTCGAGGTAGGCCAGCAGCGAGCCGTTGTACTCGGGCAGGACGGTGATCGAGCCGTTCTTCAGCAGGCCGTAGGTGGTCTCACGGCTGCCGATGTTGGGCTTGTAGGTGACCTTGACGCCCTTGGCCTTCAGGGCCTCGCCGTAGATGTCGGCGAGCAGGATGCTCTCGGCGAAGTTGTTGGAGCCGACGACGACGGTGTCGCCGCTGCCGGCACCCGCGCTGTCCTCGTTGAGCGGGTCGGAGGTGTCGTCGGAGGACCCACATCCCGCCAGCAGGACCGTGGCGGCGGCGAGCGCGACGGCGGCCAGGCCGGGGTTCTTCCTGATGGACCTGCGGTGTACGGCGGTAACAGTCACGATTCCCGTTCCGGACTCAGGGGGACTCAAGGGGGATTCAGGGGGCTTGGAGTGAAGCCCTCGGCTTCGGGGAAGCCCTTGCTCTGATCCAATCCAGCCTGTTCTCGCCCAGTCAAGACCGGCCTGGTCACAATTGGCTCCCATCACCAGTCGGTTGTGAAGGAAAAGCGAAACCGGCGCGCGGGGTGCCGACAGGTTGTAACGGATTCTTGACTCAGGGCGGCGGGAAGCGCTGTCCGAAGAGGCTGTAGTCTCGCCGAAGTTGGCGCCGGTCACACAGGCGTGCAGGAGCCACTCAGGTGTCCTATGCACCGTCCCGTAGCGATCAGAATCGGTCATGCGCGGTCCTCGCGCGTCGGCCGGGACATCCACGAAGGAGGGCTGGTGTCCACGAACGAGGTGGACGCGTCCACCCGGTCGGCACCGCCGCCGAGCCGGGACGATGTACGCGATGACCGGGGCCTGCGGGACTTCGCGGAGCGCTGGCCGTTCCGGCGCAAGCTGAACATCCTGGTGGGCGTGCCGCTCGCGGTGGTCGCCGCGCTGCTGGCCTACCTCTTCGCCGACCAGGTCGGCCAGTCCCAGGACGCGTCGAAGGCCGCCCAGCTGGTGCGGGACAGCGCCCAGGTCGCCAAGCTGGTCGGGCAGTTGGAGGCCGAGCATCAGCAGGCCGTCCTGCTCTCGGTGCGCCACCAGTCGAACCGGGCCGGCGACACGCCCTCGCAGACCGCCTACCGCGAGGCCCAGATCCGGGTGGACAACCAGGTCGAGAAGGTCCGCGCGACCTTCGGCGACCGGCTGCCGGACGAGGAGGCCGAGGCGCTGCGCGAGGTCAACGGCCTCGCGGACCTGCGCACCACCATCGAGAAGGCCTACCTGCCCGCCGACAACATCGACCCGGCCTACAGCGACGCCGCCAAGGGCCTGATCGACGGCCTCGGGCTCGACCGGAACCCGGCCCTCGCCGCCACCTTCACCGGCAACCTGCTCGACTCGCTGCTGCGCGCCGACGCCGCGCACGGCTCCTTCGAGACCGGTGTCTTCTCCGCCACGACCGGTGACTCCAACGCCCTCATCGAGCTGATCGGCGCGATCGGCTCCTACGACGAGTACACCCACCAGGTCGAGCGCTTCGGCCGGTTCGCCACCCCGGAGCAGGCCGAGGAACTCGGCGACATCGAGCACAACAGCGCCCAGGCGACCATCGCCCGGCAGTACGCAGAGCTCCAGATCGACCCCGGCTCGCTCCAGGCGGAGAGCCGGTCCGAGATCAAGGCCGCCTTCCAGACGGCGCTCGACTCCTACCCGGACTACCGCACCCAGGCCCGGACCCGGCTGAAGACCACCACCTCGCTGATCGACCAGATCGCCGACCGCGCCGACGCCGCCTCCCGTGAGGCCCGCTCGAACGCCGCGTGGCTGCTCGGGTCGGCCCTGCTCGGCTTCGTGCTCTGGCTGGCCTTCTCGGTCGCCGTACGGCGTTCGGTGGTACGGCCGGTGCAGGCGCTGACCGGTGCCGCCCGGCAGGTCGCCGAGGTGGCCGGCCGTGAGCTCGCCCGCGTGGCCGACGACGACACCGAGGACACCGGCACGCCGCGGCTCCAGGAGATGCCGGTCACCGCGAAGGACGAGATCGGCGACCTCGCCGACGTGTTCAACCAGGTGCAGACCACCGCGGTCGCGCTCCTCGAACGCCAGGTGCTCAGCCGGCGCAACGTCGCCGAGATGTTCGGCAACGTGGGCCGCCGGGTCAGCAACCTCACCACGCGGCAGCTGGCGCTGATCGACGCGGTCGAGCGCGGCGAGACCGACCCGGCGCTGCTGGAACGCCTCTACAGCATCGACCACATCGCGGTCCGCCTGCGCCGCAACGCCGACAGCCTGATGCTGCTCGCGGGCATCCGCGAGACCGTCCTCGACTCCGGTCCGCTCGCCCTCACCAACGTCGTCCGGGCCGCCCTCGGGCAGATCGAGGGGTTCCAGCGGGTCTCCCTCCAGGCGGGCACCGAGGTCATGGTGGAGCCCGACATCATCGGCGACCTCACGCTGATGGTGGCCGAACTCGTCGAGAACGCGGTGTCGTTCTCGCCCGCGGGCAGCCCGGTCGAGGTGATCGTCAAGGACAGCCGCGAGGGCGCGCTGGTCGTGATCTCCGACCACGGTCTCGGGATGAGCGCCGAGCGCCTGGAGGAGGAGAACGCCCGGCTCATCCGCCGCGAACGCCTCGACCTGGTCCCGACGAAGGTCCTCGGCCTCTTCGTGGTCGGCACGCTGGCGCGCCGCTGGGACGTGAGCGTGGCCCTCTCCCGCACCCCGGGGGGCGGCGTCACGGCCGAGGTGACCATTCCCTCCTCGCTGCTGCTGACGATGAGCCCGGTGGCGGTCGCCGCGGGCGCCCCGACGGCAGCCGCGGCGCACTCCGACGCGCCCCCGGCCGCCGCCCCGCCGACCCGCCCGGCACCGACCTGGGCCTCGGACCCGACGCCGGCCCCGGACCCGGTTCCGGCAACAGGTCCTACGGCCGCACGCCCCGAGTCCGGCCAGGAGGCGCCCACCGGCCCACTCCCCCGGCGTACCGCGGATTCCGAGCCCGGCGTCACGGGGGCCACTGCCGGCGACGGCGATCACGCCCCGCTCCCCCGCCGGGTCCCGCACCGCGACACGGCTCCCGACGGACCGGACGCGTCCGCCGAACCCCCTTCTCCCACGCCCCCGTTCATCCCGAAGGCCCGCGCCGCCGAGGCAGCCGGTACCGCCGACGACCCAGCCGGCGCCCGCCCCCTGCGTCGCCGCGTCCGCGGGGCCACGCTGCGGACCACCCTCGGTGCCGACGTCGTACCGAAGGCCGCCGCTCCCCGGCCCGCCGACGCGGAGGCCGTGCGCGACGAGCTCGACGCGTTCGAGGCGGCCGTGGAGCGGGCCCACCGGGACACCGGCAGCCACTCCCGACCGGTACTGAAGGACACCGTGGAAACCCACCAGACCGCATCCAACCCCCCGCACGAACAGAACCACTCCCCGGAAGGAGCGGAGCAGTGAGCACGTCCACAGGTGACACGCCTACGGGAGGCAGCACGCCCGCCGATCTGCAGGCCGCCGCAGCCGACTTCACCTGGCTGCTGAACCGTTTCGCGACGGAGACCGCGGGCGTCGTCGACGCCATCGCGGTGTCCTCGGACGGGCTGCTCATCGCCGTCTCGGAGCTGCGTGAGCACGCGGACTCCGAACGCCTCGCCGCGATCGTCTCGGGCATCACGAGCCTGGCCGCGGGCGCCTCCGGCAACTACGGTCTCGGCGCCCTCAACAAGGTCATCATCGACCTGGAGGGCGGCCATGTCCTGGTCTCCGCGATCGGCAGCGGCGCCGTGCTCGGCGTCGTCACCGACAAGGAGGCCAAGCTCGGCAACATCGCGTACGAGATGACCCTGTTCGCGAACCGTGCCGGTGCCGCGCTCAGCCCCCAGCTGGTGCTGGAGCTGAAGAACAGCGTCGGCGCCACGTCGAAGCGCTGACCGAGGAGGAAGCGCAGTCATGGCGGACGGCAGCACGCCTCCGGACCCGGAGCCGGGCGGTCCCGTGCCCGCCGTACGGCCTTTCCTCGTCACCGCCGGCCGGGTGGCGCCCGATCCGTCCGGCCGGACGATGCCCGTCGAGACCCAGGTGGTGGCCACCGCCGAGGGGCTCGCCGTGCTCGACCGGCTGGCCTTCGAACAGCACGACATCGTCGCCGCGTGCCGGATCCCGCAGTCCATCGCGGAGATCGCGGCCCGGCTGCGGCTGCACCTGAACGTGGTGCGGATCCTCGCCGAGGACCTGCGCACGGCAGGGCAGTTGACGGTGCACGTGCCCGACACCGGCGTCACCCACGACGCCTCCGTCCTGCGCAGGCTCATCGACGGCCTGCGTGCCATCCCCGACTCCCGAGGGGTACTCCGTGACACCGACTGAACCGGCCACCCGGCCCTCGGCCGCGCCCTCCGCCGCCGTACGACCGCCGCTGCCGGTCAAAATGGTGATCGCGGGCGGCTTCGGGGTGGGCAAGACCACCGCGGTCGGCTCGATCTCCGAGATCGAGCCGCTGACCACGGAGGCCGCCATCACCGAGGTCGCCGCGGGCGTGGACGACCTCAGCCACACCCCGCGCAAGACCACGACCACGGTCGCGATGGACTTCGGCTGCATCACCGTCGACCCGACCCTGAAGCTGTACCTGTTCGGCACGCCCGGCCAGGAGCGCTTCGGCTTCATGTGGGACGACATCGTCGAGGGCGCGGTCGGTGGCCTGGTCATCGTCGACACCCGCCGCCTCGACGACTGCTACGCCGCGGTCGACTACTTCGAGCACAAGCAGATCCCGTTCGCGGTCGCCGTCAACGCCTTCGACGGCAGGGTCGACCACACCCTGGACGAGGTCCGCTGGGCCCTGGACGTCAACGACCGCGTCCCGGTGATCGTCTTCGACGCGAGGGAACGGGGTTCGGTGCGGGACGCTCTGCTGGTCGTCCTGGAACAGGCACTGGCCCGCACCCAGAGCTGAGGTGGGCCGGGGGGACTCCCCCGGCCCGTCACTCAGTTGCTCCTGAGGACCCCACGCGACACGGTGAGCCGGGTGATCCCCCAGAACAGCGCCAGCGTGGCCAGCGCCAGGGCGGCGACCAGGGTCGCCCCGCCCACGACCTTCTCGTAGTTCCGCTGGTACAGCCCGTCCACGATGTACCGCCCGAGCCCGCCCAAAGACACATACGCGGCGATCGTCGCCGTCGAAACGATCTGGATCGCCGCCGACCGCAGCCCGCCGAGGATCAGCGGAAGAGCGACCGGCAGCTCGACCCGGAACAGCACCTCCACCTCGTGCATGCCCATCCCCCGCGCCGCGTCCACCGGCGCGGGATCCACGGACCGCATCGCCTCGTACGTGGTGACGAGGATCGGCGGCACGGCGAGCACGACCAGCGGGATCATCACGTTGATGAGTCCGAACCCGAGGGACAGGGTCATCAGCACCAGCAGACCGAAGGTCGGCAGTGCCCGTCCGGCGACGGCGATGAAGGCCAGCGCGTTGCCGCCGCGCCCGTAGTGCCCGGTGACGAGCCCGACCGGCAGCCCGATCGCCGCGGCGATGGCGAGCGCCTCCAGGGTGTACTGGACGTGTTCCCAGAGCCGCGTGGGAATCCCGTCGTAGCCCGTCCAGTGCGCGTTGTCGCTGAAGAAGGCGTTGATGAAGTTGAGGACGTTCACCGGGCGGCGACCTCCGGTTCGGGCCGCTGCGCGCGACGCGTCCGCGCGCCGCTCGGCATCCACGGCGTCAGCAGCAGTCGTACGGCGACCAGCAGGCCGTCGGCGAGGATCGCGAGGACCGCCATGGTCAGCACGGCGTTCACGGCGAGTTCGGGCCGGTTGTAGATGTTCGCGTCGTTGATGAGGTTGCCGAGCGCCCCCTGGTTGCCGATGAGGGCGCCGACGCTGACGAGCGAGATGCTCGACACGGTCGCCACCCGCAGCCCCGCGATGATGGCGGGCACGGCGATGGGCAACTGGACCTGGAGATAACGGCGTACGGGCCCGAAGCCCATCGCGGTCGCGGCGGCGAGGGTCTCCTGCGGCACCGAGCGGACCCCGTCGACGATCGCCGGCACCAGGATGACGAGGGTGTAGACGGTGAGCGGGATCATCACCGTGAGCTCGGTCTGGCCGGTGTAGTCGATGAGGACGACGAAGAAGGCCAGCGAGGGGATGGCGTACAGCACGGTCGTCACCCACAGCACCGGCGGGTACAACCACCGGAAGCGCACGCACAGTTGGGACAGCGGCAGGGCGATCACCAGTCCGGCGAGGACCGGCAGCAGGGCTTCCCTGAGGTGCAGGCCGATCAGCCCGAGCCAGCTGTGCTGGAGGTCGCTGGGGATGTCGAAGAAGCCGTTCACCGCACGGCCTCGGAGTCGGTACGGCCTTCCGCGTGCGCCCCGCGGATCGCCTCGCCGATGCTCTGCTGGGAGACCACTCCGGCGACCCGCCCCTCGGCGTCGACGCCGACCGCCCAGCCGGTGGGCGAGAGCACAGCGCAGTCGAGCGCGGCCCGCAGCGAGTCCGTGCCGGCCACGAACGGCCGCCCGTACGACAGCAGTCGACCGGTGTCGATGCTCCCGGCGGTCAGGTCCCGGGGCTCGCTCCAGCCGAGGGGCCGGCCGTCCAGGTCGGTGACGAGGAGGTAGGGGGCCTCGTCCGTGCCGCGCGCGGCGATCTGCTCGGCGGTGGCGTCGACCGCGACGACCGGTCCGGTGAGCAGCCGGAGTCCGGCGGAGCCGAAGAAGGAGAGCCGGCGGATGCCCCGGTCGGTGCCGAGGAAGTCCTCGACGAAGGCGTCGGCGGGACGGGAGAGCAGTTCGGCGGGCGGCGCGTACTGGGCGAGCTTGCCGCCGGTGCGCATCACCGCGACCATCGTGCCGATCTTGACGGCCTCGTCGATGTCATGGGTGACGAAGACGATGGTCTTGCCCAACTCGTCCTGGATGCGCAGGAGTTCGTCCTGGAGGCCCTTGCGGACGATGGGGTCGACGGCCGAGAAGGGCTCGTCCATGAGGAGCACCGGCGGGTCGGCGGCGAGCGCCCGCGCCACTCCGACGCGCTGCTGCTGGCCGCCGGACAGCTGGTAGGGGTACCGCTTGGCGAGCGAACCGTCGAGCCCGACCCGCTCCATCAGCTCCCGGGCCCGGGCGCGCGCCTTGTCCTTGCCCCAGCCCAGCATCCGGGGCACGGTGGCGATGTTGTCGACGATCGTGCGGTGCTGGAAGAGACCGGCGTTCTGGATGACGTAACCCATGGAGCGGCGCAGGGTGTTGACCGGCTGCTGCCGGCTGTCCTTGCCGTCGATCAGGATGGTGCCCTCGCTGGGCTCGACCATCCGGTTGATCATCCGCAGGGTCGTCGTCTTGCCGCAGCCCGAGGGTCCGACGAGGACGGTGATGGAGCGGTCGGGTATCTCCAACGAGAGCCGGTCGACCGCCACCGTGCCGTCCGGGTACCGCTTGGTGACTGAATCTATCCGTATCAAGGCGCCGAATACCCTTCGGGTCTGGCCGGGGTTGACCACTTCCGGCCACTCGAACGGCCGTCCGGCAGAGTCTAGACCGCCGGGGTTTCGACGCCGTGACGGCGGTCCGGGCGCTGTCCGTTCAGGCGGCCGCGGGAGCCGCGGGGAAGCCGGGCGTACGCAGTACCCGGCGCTCGGCGTCCACCGCGAACACCTCGCAGCCCGCCAGGGAGGCCGCCCAGTCGACGCCCTCGGGGCCCAGGGCGAAAGCCGCCGTGGCGACCGAGTCGGCCTCCGTGAGGGTCGGCGCCACGACCGTCAGGCTGAGCAGGCCCGTCGCCGGGCGGCCGGTGCGGGCGTCGAGGATGTGGTCGCCGCGTTCGTAGCGCGCGGAGGTGGCGACCGCCCCGTCGGTGAGCGTGAGCACCGTGCACAGCTGGTCGGCGTGCTCGGGATGCCGTACACCCACCCGCCAGGGGCCGCCGGAGACGACCACGTCGCCACCGGCGTTCAGGACGTAGCGGGTGGCGCCCGCGGCCCTGAGCAGTTCCGCGGCCCGCTGCACCGACCAGCCCTTGACCACCGCGCAGGGGTCGAGACGGCGACCGGGCGGCCGTACGTCGAAGGCGCCGCCCGTGGCGAGACGGTAGTGCTCGCACAGGGCGAGGATCTCGCGCAGGTCGGGGCTCAGCTGGTCGGAGGTCAGCTCGGCGCGGTCGTACCGCGACACCTCGCTGTCCTCCTTGAACGGGCTGAACCGGGCGTCGACCTCGCGCAGCCACGCGAAGACCTCGTCCGCCGCCGACTCGGGGACGTGCTCGTCGTCCACCCGCAGTGAGACGGGGAAGCCCATGACGTGTTCGACCCGGTGCATCGCGGTGCTCAGCCCTTCGCGTCGATCGCGGCCTGGAGGGACTCCTTGTAGCCGTCACTGGTGATGGTCGCTCCGGACACCGTGTCGATGTCCGCGCTCTGCGCCTCCAGGGTCCCCGAGATCAGCTGGGGCACGGCCGCGGTGGTCTGCGGGTGGTTCGGCTGCTGGAGCATCCTCACGGCGGCGATCTTGTCGCCCTCGAAGGTCACCTGCACCTGGACGGTGCCCTTCTCGGTGTCGACCGCGGTGCCGTCGACGGTCTTGGACGACTGCTGCGTGGCCGATGCCGAAGGGGATGCCGACGCCGTCTTCGCGTTGTCGTCGATCGCGGCCTGGAGGGAGTCCTTGTAGGCCTCGCTGGTGATCGTGGCACCGGAGACGGTGTCGATGTCCGCGCTCTGCGCCTGGAGCGTCTCCGCCACCAGTTTCGGCACGGCGGCCTCGGTCTGCGGGTGGTCGGGCTGCTGGAGCGTCCTCACGGCGGTGATCTTCGTACCGGCGAAGGTCACCTGGAGTTGCAGGGGCCCCTTCTCCGTCTCGACCGTCGTGGTCGTGACCACGTTCGTGCCGGACGCCCCGGAGGAGGACGTGGACGTCGGTGCCGGGGTGGCGGCCTGGACGGTGGAGGAGCCGGAGGAGGGCTGGTACAGCCACACGGGCACCAGGCCCGCGATGCTCAGGACGACGACAGGTATGGCTCGTTTCACGGTGTCTTCCTCATCCCGCCAGGCTGAAGCGCTCGAAGTGGGTCTGCGCCTTGGGCACGTTCAGCTCCCGCAGGCTGCCCAGCACGGCGTTCATCATCGGGGGCGGTCCGCACAGGAAGACGTCCCGCTCGGCGATGTCCGGCACGAGGCGGGCCAGTTCGGCCGCCGCCAGCTTGTCGGGCACCGGCGGCCCGGTGACCAGGTGGAGTTCGGCGCCCTTGGCGACCGCGAGGTCGCGCAGCTCGTCGTAGAGGACGGCGTCCCGGTCGGAGCCGACCCGGTAGATGACCACGGCGTGGCCCTCCAGCTCCTCCAGGAGGGCCCGGATCGGGGTGACGCCGACGCCGCCGGCGATCAGGAGGGACTCGGGGCGGGTGCGGTGCAGGGCGGTGAAGGCGCCGTAGGGGCCCTCGGCGAAGACGCGGGTGCCGACCTTGACGTGCCGGAGGGCGGCGCTGCCCTCGCCGGCCGCCTTGGCGGTCAGGCGCAGGGTCTTTCCGTCGGGGGCGGCGGAGAGCGAGAAGGGGTTGGCCTGCCACCAGCGGTCGGCGGTCAGGAAGCGCCACAGGAAGAACTGGCCGGCGCGGGCGGGCAGTTGGTCGAGGTCCTTGCCGCTGATGTAGATCGACACGACGTTGTCGTTCTCGGGGACCACGGCGGTGACCCGGAACTGGTGGCGCCAGTTGCGCCACAGCGGGAGCACCGCGCGGCCCAGGACGACCGAACCGAGCGCGACGCCCCAGACGCCGTACCAGTAGGCGGTGGCGGCGGACGAGGACGTGAAGGTGGTCCCGACCGAGACCTGGTGGGTGAAGGCCAGCACCACGGCGACGTAGGTGTAGAGGTGGATGAAGTGCCAGGTCTCGTAGGCGAGGCGGCGCCGGGCGTAGCGGGCGGAGACCGCGCCGACCACGAGGATCAGGAAGAACGCGACGACCGCGCGGAGCACTCCCTCGGTGGTCTCGGCGAGGTCGACGATCTCACCGATCGGGCCCGTGTCGGTGCCCTCGGCGTAGCCGAACGCGATGAAGACGACGTGCGCGAGGAGCGTCCACAGGATGCCGAAGCCGGTCCAGCGGTGCCAGGAGGTCAGCCGGTCCATGCCGATGCGGCGGTCGAGCCAGGGCAGCCGGGCCACCAGCACCAGCTGGAAAGCCATGATGAGCGCGGCGTACAGACCGGTCAGGCGGCCGAGCACGATCAGCGCGTTGGAGGCGAAGCCCGCCTGGGTGAAGAACCAGGCGACCACCGCCGCGTTGGCGGCCAGCACGGCGTACAGCCCGGTGCGGGCCACCACCCGGGGGCGTTTGGCCGCCGTGGGGGGCGCGGGGGGCGATTGGACGGTCGTCACGGGAGGGAGCTCCTTGATCGGGGCCTGGGCTACCGAGCTTCCCCGGCGGTAGCTGTCGATCAGCTGTCGTACAACTTTCAAGAGGTTATCGATCTGTCCCGGGTTCCCGCCCGGCGCTGGCTTTCGGCCCGCTGTGCAGCACTATGAGCAGGTGGAAAAAGTACGACTCCTCGTCGTGGACGACGACCCGCCGATCGCCGATCTCGTGGCGACGGTCGCCCGCTACGAGGGCTGGGAGGCGGTCACCGCGAACTCCGGTGAGGAGGCGCTGAGCCGTGCCGCGGAGTTCCGTCCGGACATCGTGGTGCTCGACCTGATGCTGCCCGACATCGACGGCTTCGGCGTCCTGGACCGGCTGCGCCGCTCGGGGACCATGGTGCCGGTGGTGTTCCTCACCGCGCGGGACGCGGTCGCCGACCGGGTGGCCGGGCTGACCCGGGGCGGCGACGACTACCTGGTCAAGCCGTTCGCCGTGGAGGAGCTGATGGCCCGGCTGCGGACCGTGCTGCGGCGCGCCGCCGGACCCGGCTTCCAGCGCTCGGTGCTCAGCGTCGGGGACCTCACCATGGACGAGGACACCCGCGAGGTGCGCCGGGGCGACAAGCTGCTCACCCTCACCCCGACCGAGTACGAGGTGCTGCGGTACCTGATGCGCAAGTCGCCGACCGTGCTCACCAAGGCGCAGATCCTCGACCATGTGTGGGAGTACGGCTTCGGCGGCCGCTCCAACGTCGTCGAACTGGTCGTCAGCCGGCTGCGCCGCAAGCTGGACGAGCCCGACGACGGCCGGGCGCCGCTGATCCACACCGTGCGCGGCTTCGGGTACGTCATCCGGCAGGCGGCCGAGTGATCCGGCGGCTGCGCTCGGCGTACCGGAGGATGCGGCTCGGGACCAGGCTGGCGCTGGGGCTGGGGGCGCTGGCCCTGGTGGTGTTCGCGGTCGTGGGCACCGCGCTGACCACGTACATGCGGGACTACCTGTCGGCCCAGCTCGACACCCAGCTCGCACAGGCGCAGATCGCCCAGTCCAAGAGCATCGCGGACTACGGCACCCTCTCCGGCAAGAAGTACTGGAGCTGGTTCTACGCCGTGTACGACGTGACGGACGGCACCCCCACGCTCCGCAAGCCCGAGGACGCCGACGACCTGCCGGAGGACGTCGGCGCCTTCACCTCCCTGGCCGGGGCGCAGACCGCCGCGCACACCGAGCTGTTGCGCACCGAGCACATCGCGGGCGCCGGCGAGTACCGGCTGCGGGCCTGTGAGGTGAAGCCCGGGGTGGTCCTGGTCAGCGCCGCGCCGCTGGACGACATCGACGACACGGTACGGCGGCTGATCACCGTCCAGGTGATCGCGTTCGGGCTGGCCCTGCTGGCGCTCGTGGTGGTCGGCCGGAAGCTGCTGCGGCGCGGTCTGCAACCGCTGAGCGACATGGCGTCCACCGCGCACGGCATCGCCTCCCACGACCTCTCCGAGCCGGCGGCCCGGCTGCCGCTGCGCGCCGACAAGCGGGGCGGCGGCCCGGAGGTCGAGGAGCTGCGGACGGCGTTCAACACGATGCTGGAGCACATCGACGACTCGCTCGCGGTCCGCGCGGAGGCCGAGCAGCGGCTGCGCCGGTTCGTCGCGGACGCCTCGCACGAGCTGCGCACGCCCCTGATGTCGGTAAGGGGCTACGCGGACCTCTTCCAGTACGCCGCCGCGAACGCCCCCGAGGAGCGCGACAAGCACCTGGCCCGGCTGCGCGCCGAGGCGGCCCGCATGGGCTTCCTCCTGGACGACCTGCTGCTGCTCGCGCGGCTGGACGCGGCGGAGGTCGAGACCCCGCTCCGGCCCGCCGAGGTGGACCTGGTGGAACTGGTCGAGCACGCGGCCGACGCCTTCCGCGCGAGTCACCCGGACCATCCGCTGACGGTGACGCCTGGACCGCAGGCCCTGAAGCTGCGGCTCGATCCACAGCGGGTCCGCCAGGTCCTCGACAACCTCCTCACCAACGCGGCCGTCCACACCCCGCCGGGCACCGAGGTGTCGGTCGGGGTGCGGGTGCGGGACGGGAGCGCGCGGGTGCGGATCGCGG
Above is a window of Streptomyces griseorubiginosus DNA encoding:
- a CDS encoding ABC transporter ATP-binding protein, with amino-acid sequence MIRIDSVTKRYPDGTVAVDRLSLEIPDRSITVLVGPSGCGKTTTLRMINRMVEPSEGTILIDGKDSRQQPVNTLRRSMGYVIQNAGLFQHRTIVDNIATVPRMLGWGKDKARARARELMERVGLDGSLAKRYPYQLSGGQQQRVGVARALAADPPVLLMDEPFSAVDPIVRKGLQDELLRIQDELGKTIVFVTHDIDEAVKIGTMVAVMRTGGKLAQYAPPAELLSRPADAFVEDFLGTDRGIRRLSFFGSAGLRLLTGPVVAVDATAEQIAARGTDEAPYLLVTDLDGRPLGWSEPRDLTAGSIDTGRLLSYGRPFVAGTDSLRAALDCAVLSPTGWAVGVDAEGRVAGVVSQQSIGEAIRGAHAEGRTDSEAVR
- a CDS encoding response regulator transcription factor, with product MDDDPPIADLVATVARYEGWEAVTANSGEEALSRAAEFRPDIVVLDLMLPDIDGFGVLDRLRRSGTMVPVVFLTARDAVADRVAGLTRGGDDYLVKPFAVEELMARLRTVLRRAAGPGFQRSVLSVGDLTMDEDTREVRRGDKLLTLTPTEYEVLRYLMRKSPTVLTKAQILDHVWEYGFGGRSNVVELVVSRLRRKLDEPDDGRAPLIHTVRGFGYVIRQAAE
- a CDS encoding ferredoxin reductase family protein, with amino-acid sequence MTTVQSPPAPPTAAKRPRVVARTGLYAVLAANAAVVAWFFTQAGFASNALIVLGRLTGLYAALIMAFQLVLVARLPWLDRRIGMDRLTSWHRWTGFGILWTLLAHVVFIAFGYAEGTDTGPIGEIVDLAETTEGVLRAVVAFFLILVVGAVSARYARRRLAYETWHFIHLYTYVAVVLAFTHQVSVGTTFTSSSAATAYWYGVWGVALGSVVLGRAVLPLWRNWRHQFRVTAVVPENDNVVSIYISGKDLDQLPARAGQFFLWRFLTADRWWQANPFSLSAAPDGKTLRLTAKAAGEGSAALRHVKVGTRVFAEGPYGAFTALHRTRPESLLIAGGVGVTPIRALLEELEGHAVVIYRVGSDRDAVLYDELRDLAVAKGAELHLVTGPPVPDKLAAAELARLVPDIAERDVFLCGPPPMMNAVLGSLRELNVPKAQTHFERFSLAG
- a CDS encoding HAMP domain-containing sensor histidine kinase, which gives rise to MIRRLRSAYRRMRLGTRLALGLGALALVVFAVVGTALTTYMRDYLSAQLDTQLAQAQIAQSKSIADYGTLSGKKYWSWFYAVYDVTDGTPTLRKPEDADDLPEDVGAFTSLAGAQTAAHTELLRTEHIAGAGEYRLRACEVKPGVVLVSAAPLDDIDDTVRRLITVQVIAFGLALLALVVVGRKLLRRGLQPLSDMASTAHGIASHDLSEPAARLPLRADKRGGGPEVEELRTAFNTMLEHIDDSLAVRAEAEQRLRRFVADASHELRTPLMSVRGYADLFQYAAANAPEERDKHLARLRAEAARMGFLLDDLLLLARLDAAEVETPLRPAEVDLVELVEHAADAFRASHPDHPLTVTPGPQALKLRLDPQRVRQVLDNLLTNAAVHTPPGTEVSVGVRVRDGSARVRIADAGPGIPAADQERVFDRFYRVDKARSRDRGGSGLGLAVANSLVRAHGGTVELSSGPGSTVFTVSFPLSLTKP
- a CDS encoding FMN-binding protein codes for the protein MKRAIPVVVLSIAGLVPVWLYQPSSGSSTVQAATPAPTSTSSSGASGTNVVTTTTVETEKGPLQLQVTFAGTKITAVRTLQQPDHPQTEAAVPKLVAETLQAQSADIDTVSGATITSEAYKDSLQAAIDDNAKTASASPSASATQQSSKTVDGTAVDTEKGTVQVQVTFEGDKIAAVRMLQQPNHPQTTAAVPQLISGTLEAQSADIDTVSGATITSDGYKESLQAAIDAKG
- a CDS encoding FAD:protein FMN transferase, giving the protein MHRVEHVMGFPVSLRVDDEHVPESAADEVFAWLREVDARFSPFKEDSEVSRYDRAELTSDQLSPDLREILALCEHYRLATGGAFDVRPPGRRLDPCAVVKGWSVQRAAELLRAAGATRYVLNAGGDVVVSGGPWRVGVRHPEHADQLCTVLTLTDGAVATSARYERGDHILDARTGRPATGLLSLTVVAPTLTEADSVATAAFALGPEGVDWAASLAGCEVFAVDAERRVLRTPGFPAAPAAA